A region of Allocoleopsis franciscana PCC 7113 DNA encodes the following proteins:
- the ilvC gene encoding ketol-acid reductoisomerase — MARMYYDADANLDLLADKTVAIIGYGSQGHAHALNLKDSGINVIVGLYPGSKSVTKAEEAGLKVHSVSDAAKAADLIMILLPDEVQRTVYTNEIAPNLTEGKVLAFAHGFNIHFGQVVPPANVDVVMVAPKGPGHLVRRTYEQGEGVPCLFAVYQDATGQARDRAMAYAKGIGGTRAGILETTFREETETDLFGEQAVLCGGLSALIKAGFETLVAAGYQPELAYFECLHEVKLIVDLVVEGGLAKMRDSISNTAEYGDYTRGPRIVNEQTKAEMRKILSEIQSGQFAREFVLENQSGKPGFTSMRRQEAEHPIEEVGKDLRAMFSWLKKV; from the coding sequence ATGGCCCGGATGTACTACGACGCTGATGCCAACTTAGACCTACTTGCCGATAAAACAGTCGCCATCATCGGCTATGGTTCTCAAGGTCACGCCCACGCCCTCAATCTTAAAGATAGTGGCATAAATGTGATTGTGGGGCTGTATCCGGGCAGCAAATCTGTCACGAAAGCTGAAGAAGCTGGGTTGAAAGTTCACTCAGTTTCTGATGCCGCCAAAGCCGCCGACCTAATTATGATTTTGCTGCCCGATGAAGTACAAAGAACCGTTTACACCAACGAAATTGCACCTAATTTAACCGAAGGAAAAGTCCTCGCCTTTGCTCACGGTTTTAACATTCACTTTGGTCAAGTTGTCCCCCCAGCCAATGTGGATGTGGTGATGGTTGCGCCAAAAGGGCCAGGGCATTTGGTACGGCGCACCTATGAGCAAGGAGAAGGTGTTCCTTGTCTGTTTGCCGTGTATCAAGATGCTACTGGTCAAGCCCGCGATCGCGCAATGGCCTACGCTAAAGGGATTGGTGGTACCCGTGCCGGAATCTTAGAAACCACCTTCCGCGAAGAAACCGAAACCGATTTATTCGGAGAGCAAGCCGTCTTGTGTGGCGGTTTAAGTGCCTTAATTAAAGCCGGTTTTGAAACCTTAGTCGCCGCCGGATATCAGCCAGAGTTAGCGTATTTTGAGTGTCTGCATGAAGTCAAGCTGATTGTTGACTTGGTGGTCGAAGGTGGACTAGCAAAAATGCGCGATAGCATCTCCAATACCGCTGAATATGGAGATTATACTCGTGGCCCTCGGATTGTGAACGAACAAACCAAGGCTGAGATGCGTAAAATCCTTAGCGAGATTCAATCGGGTCAATTTGCCCGTGAATTTGTGTTAGAAAATCAGTCCGGTAAACCGGGATTTACTTCCATGCGGCGTCAAGAAGCTGAACATCCCATTGAGGAAGTGGGTAAAGATTTACGCGCTATGTTTAGCTGGTTGAAGAAAGTCTAG
- the pgmB gene encoding beta-phosphoglucomutase has product MTKHKEQNCHNTYTDWAVIETQFDPTQLHYKETVFTVGNGYLGTRGSFEEGYLGAMGATLIHGVYDDVPVVHTELANCPDWLPLVVIINGDRFRLDQGEILSYRRQLDVRRGVLSRDVRWRSESGYTVDIHLERFASLVDQHVLALRCQVTALNFEGKVEIQASINGYPDNQGVMHWEWLNQGDVTTDEGAHAAWIHLRTRNTGIELGMATRVTVSDANASVRVSGCQGYPSLAATFPVQSGQTVTLEKLVTVFTSREEKAPAQAAVDKIKQQPNYATLLSAQEAAWEEVWQSSDVVIEGDIKAQLAIRYNLFQLLISAPRHDDTVSIPAKTLSGFAYRGHVFWDTEIFIQPFLIFTQPDLARNLLTYRYHTLNGARRKAKDSGYKGAMFAWESAGTGDEVTPRWVPPADDSEELVRIWCGDRELHINTDVAYAVWQYWQATGDDAWMRDYGAELVLDTAVYWGSRVEWNPKQEHYEIREVIGTDEYHEHVSNNTFTNRMVQWHLEKALVVLDWLHKQYPEQAATLEGKLLVTLERQARWRDIISNIWIPYDPETGIIEQCEGFFKLEDINLADYEPRTKSMQTILGIEGASKRQVLKQPDVLMLLYLLRETPGIFSDLRTLQANWDYYAPRTDITYGSSLGPAIHAALASYLNQPEEAYERFMQAALVDLEDTRRNAKEGIHAASAGGVWQALVFGFAGIRINDTYPQAKPHLPKGWTRLKFKLQWRGEWYEFDLRSEEVKEELGQMEDNTNGKSAEHKPEIQGVIFDLDGVLTETAEYHYRGWQRLADEEGIPFNREANEAMRGLSRRDSLLLMLNGQSRTEEQLEEMMERKNRYYLEFIKDVSPADLLPGAVELLDELRAAGIKVGIGSASKNAQEVIQRLGISDRVDTISDGYSVTRSKPAPDLFLHAAEQLGLAPEHCVVVEDAASGVEAALAAGMLAVGLGPVERVGVAHVVLPSLEGVQWADLLAKLSHVERSVHVQVR; this is encoded by the coding sequence ATGACTAAGCACAAAGAACAAAATTGCCATAATACTTATACTGACTGGGCTGTGATTGAAACCCAGTTTGACCCGACTCAGTTGCATTATAAGGAAACGGTTTTCACTGTAGGAAACGGTTACCTCGGTACGCGGGGCAGCTTTGAGGAAGGCTATCTAGGTGCGATGGGAGCTACCTTGATTCACGGCGTCTACGATGATGTTCCAGTTGTCCATACTGAACTGGCGAACTGCCCGGATTGGTTGCCGTTGGTGGTCATCATCAATGGCGATCGCTTCCGCCTCGATCAGGGCGAGATTCTCAGCTATAGGCGTCAACTTGATGTGCGGCGAGGTGTATTGAGCCGAGATGTGCGCTGGCGTAGTGAATCGGGTTACACGGTAGACATCCATCTCGAACGCTTTGCCAGCTTAGTCGATCAGCATGTATTGGCGCTGCGTTGTCAGGTAACCGCCCTAAATTTTGAGGGCAAGGTCGAGATTCAAGCGAGCATCAACGGTTATCCCGACAATCAGGGTGTAATGCACTGGGAATGGCTCAACCAGGGCGATGTCACTACAGACGAGGGCGCTCACGCCGCTTGGATACATCTTCGCACCCGAAACACGGGTATTGAGTTGGGGATGGCGACTCGCGTCACAGTATCGGATGCAAATGCCTCCGTGCGCGTCAGTGGGTGCCAGGGTTATCCAAGTTTGGCGGCGACATTCCCCGTTCAGTCTGGACAGACAGTGACATTAGAGAAGCTGGTAACTGTCTTTACCTCACGGGAAGAGAAGGCTCCTGCCCAGGCAGCGGTAGACAAGATTAAACAACAACCCAACTATGCAACCTTGCTGTCTGCTCAGGAAGCGGCTTGGGAAGAGGTATGGCAATCCAGCGATGTGGTGATTGAGGGGGATATCAAAGCTCAACTCGCGATTCGTTATAACCTGTTCCAGTTGCTGATCAGTGCACCGCGTCATGATGATACGGTGAGCATCCCAGCTAAAACCCTTTCTGGTTTTGCCTATCGCGGTCACGTTTTTTGGGATACGGAAATCTTTATCCAGCCTTTCCTGATTTTCACCCAACCCGATTTAGCTCGCAATTTGCTGACCTATCGCTACCATACCCTGAACGGAGCGCGGCGCAAGGCGAAAGATTCGGGTTACAAGGGGGCGATGTTTGCCTGGGAAAGTGCCGGGACGGGAGATGAGGTGACTCCTCGTTGGGTGCCACCCGCCGATGACAGTGAGGAATTGGTACGCATTTGGTGTGGCGATCGCGAACTTCATATTAATACAGATGTGGCCTATGCGGTCTGGCAGTACTGGCAGGCAACCGGTGATGATGCTTGGATGCGTGACTACGGTGCCGAGCTCGTTTTGGACACTGCCGTTTATTGGGGAAGCCGCGTGGAGTGGAACCCCAAGCAGGAGCATTATGAGATTCGTGAGGTGATTGGTACGGATGAGTACCACGAACACGTAAGTAACAACACCTTCACTAACCGGATGGTGCAATGGCATCTGGAGAAGGCGCTAGTTGTCCTGGATTGGCTGCACAAGCAATATCCTGAGCAAGCCGCAACCCTGGAAGGAAAACTCTTAGTCACTCTAGAGCGACAAGCGCGTTGGCGTGACATTATCAGTAATATCTGGATTCCCTACGACCCGGAAACTGGCATCATTGAGCAGTGTGAGGGATTTTTCAAGCTCGAAGATATCAACCTCGCTGATTATGAACCCAGAACGAAATCGATGCAGACTATCCTAGGTATCGAAGGAGCCAGCAAGCGACAGGTACTCAAGCAGCCGGATGTGTTGATGCTGCTTTATTTGCTGCGTGAAACTCCTGGTATCTTCTCAGATCTCCGGACACTGCAAGCCAATTGGGACTATTATGCACCCCGCACAGATATTACCTATGGTTCATCCCTGGGGCCAGCGATTCATGCTGCTTTAGCTTCCTACCTGAATCAACCGGAAGAAGCTTATGAGCGTTTCATGCAGGCCGCTTTGGTGGATTTGGAAGACACACGGCGCAATGCCAAAGAGGGGATTCACGCCGCATCAGCGGGTGGGGTATGGCAAGCTTTGGTCTTTGGGTTTGCGGGTATCCGTATTAATGATACCTATCCCCAAGCTAAGCCACATCTGCCTAAAGGCTGGACACGCTTGAAGTTTAAGTTACAGTGGCGCGGAGAGTGGTACGAGTTCGATCTGCGTTCAGAAGAAGTAAAAGAGGAATTAGGACAGATGGAAGACAATACGAATGGGAAATCTGCCGAGCACAAGCCGGAGATTCAGGGAGTGATTTTTGACCTGGATGGTGTACTCACAGAGACAGCGGAATACCACTACCGGGGTTGGCAGCGCTTAGCGGATGAAGAGGGTATTCCTTTTAATCGCGAGGCTAACGAGGCAATGCGAGGTTTGTCACGTCGGGATTCACTCCTTCTGATGCTGAATGGGCAATCGCGCACAGAAGAACAACTCGAAGAGATGATGGAGCGCAAGAACCGCTACTATCTGGAATTCATCAAGGATGTGAGTCCGGCTGATTTACTGCCGGGAGCAGTTGAGTTACTCGACGAACTGCGTGCGGCGGGGATTAAAGTGGGGATTGGTTCAGCCAGCAAAAATGCTCAAGAAGTGATTCAACGCTTGGGAATTAGCGATCGCGTCGATACGATTTCGGATGGCTACAGTGTCACGCGCTCTAAGCCAGCACCGGATTTGTTCTTACACGCGGCGGAACAATTGGGGCTTGCACCAGAGCATTGCGTGGTGGTGGAAGATGCGGCTTCCGGTGTGGAGGCAGCCTTGGCGGCTGGGATGTTGGCAGTGGGACTTGGCCCGGTTGAGCGGGTTGGTGTGGCTCATGTTGTCTTGCCTAGTTTGGAAGGAGTACAGTGGGCAGATTTACTGGCTAAATTGAGCCATGTTGAGCGCTCTGTTCATGTGCAAGTGAGATAA
- a CDS encoding lysophospholipid acyltransferase family protein gives MSTQLHNTQREQNLLPPITPATIQRVREGIAASRDRTVRQCIQNAFDNIETIAQGGCDRRASGWLRRWVMRSLIHTFFRVRVEHPERIPQEPTILAANHLSHIDPFLILSEVPAHPYYYIPGDARTLYNRWWKRQVLGWAGGVIPLERRWKEEMAVIEAAKAGCNDLADLAAAIEQDVPTGADIHTLRWIDRAVQAILARGDGMMIFPEGKLGSVEGQLQLPLARGVAIYALRAGVPIVPVALIGTQDLYFRKELTIRFGEPLRFSQCDRPKPQEVKTALEALQDALMGLLSKDYQEPNGLKLLRYFLNHFFW, from the coding sequence ATGAGTACCCAGTTACACAACACGCAGAGGGAGCAGAACCTCCTACCACCCATTACACCCGCAACCATCCAAAGGGTGAGGGAAGGGATAGCGGCATCACGCGATCGCACGGTTCGTCAGTGTATCCAGAACGCCTTTGACAATATCGAAACGATTGCACAGGGAGGTTGCGATCGCCGAGCGAGTGGGTGGCTGCGGCGTTGGGTAATGCGATCGCTCATTCACACTTTTTTCCGGGTGCGGGTTGAACACCCAGAACGGATTCCCCAAGAACCCACCATCCTAGCCGCTAACCATCTCAGCCATATTGACCCATTCCTCATCCTGTCTGAAGTCCCAGCCCATCCCTACTATTACATCCCAGGTGATGCTCGTACTTTGTATAACCGATGGTGGAAGCGCCAAGTCTTAGGGTGGGCTGGAGGTGTCATTCCCTTGGAACGCCGATGGAAAGAAGAGATGGCTGTGATTGAAGCGGCTAAGGCAGGATGCAACGATCTCGCTGACTTGGCGGCGGCAATTGAACAGGATGTGCCAACGGGTGCCGATATACATACTCTACGCTGGATAGACCGTGCGGTTCAGGCTATTTTAGCTCGTGGGGATGGGATGATGATTTTTCCAGAGGGAAAACTGGGAAGTGTTGAGGGACAGTTGCAACTGCCGTTGGCTCGTGGAGTTGCGATCTATGCCCTACGTGCAGGAGTGCCTATTGTGCCAGTAGCGCTGATTGGAACGCAAGACCTCTATTTTCGCAAGGAATTAACCATTCGGTTTGGTGAACCGTTGCGCTTTTCTCAATGCGATCGACCGAAACCGCAGGAAGTAAAAACAGCGTTGGAGGCTTTGCAAGACGCGCTGATGGGGCTTTTGTCTAAAGACTATCAGGAACCGAACGGGTTAAAGCTGTTGCGTTATTTTCTGAATCACTTCTTTTGGTAA
- a CDS encoding carboxypeptidase-like regulatory domain-containing protein, protein MLNIRPWTTGVLLLATLGITATSTNALSLTPLKFISGQSITQSPQAQDSQSPNSVKPQFRQDAAQLAQCGNSSPPSRKLSVSGIEGRSTSSRLPGIIQRNPDGSERKVQPVISGMPIPITVLNQAGRKVADIQPDKEGYFRLTLKPGTYKLVPKFQDSNYLVLGNRDKLKTIKVTQGKFTTLNLTYTELIP, encoded by the coding sequence ATGCTAAATATTCGCCCCTGGACAACGGGAGTTCTTTTACTCGCCACCTTAGGGATAACCGCGACTTCGACCAACGCCCTCTCACTAACTCCCTTAAAATTCATATCGGGTCAATCCATTACTCAATCCCCACAGGCACAGGATTCCCAATCCCCCAACTCAGTTAAGCCGCAGTTTCGGCAAGATGCAGCGCAACTGGCACAATGCGGTAATTCGTCACCTCCATCCCGGAAGTTATCAGTGAGTGGGATTGAGGGACGCTCAACCAGCAGTAGATTGCCTGGAATTATACAGCGTAACCCAGATGGGAGTGAACGAAAGGTTCAACCTGTCATCTCTGGGATGCCTATCCCAATCACCGTTCTGAATCAGGCAGGGCGTAAAGTCGCTGACATTCAACCGGATAAAGAAGGATACTTCCGCCTTACTCTCAAGCCTGGAACGTACAAACTTGTGCCTAAATTCCAGGACTCTAATTACCTAGTGTTGGGTAATCGGGATAAACTCAAGACCATTAAAGTAACTCAAGGGAAGTTTACCACCCTCAACCTCACCTATACCGAACTGATTCCGTAA
- a CDS encoding sucrose synthase, whose protein sequence is MCELLRAVLDGDEKADLRQLLDQLRANHRDQYFLKNQILQAFEDYCNNYQKPAYFSRTSALGELIHYTHEIILEKESVWFIVRPKIASQDICRLPTDLSRVESMPVEAWLNLQDRFISNKTTGLSDSPNGHEGTVATSNVLEIDVRPFYESFPTIRDPRNIGKGIEFLHRYLSSQLFANTKSGRDNVPSQQWLEAFLDILQRSEYEGTPLMINERIHSTTELSQQVKRALTFVGERPADEPYEQFRAKLQVLGFEPGWGNTAGRVRETLELLDRLIDSPDHGVLDAFISHIPLVFRIVLVAIHGWVNQEDTLGRPLTASQVVYVLNQARSLEKQLQEDIKLAGLDVVGVQPKVIVLTRLIPNSEGTKSHERLEKIHGTENAWILRVPFPEGNPNVTQNRISRFEIWPYLESFAQEAEKELLAEFKGRPNLIVGNYSDGNLVAFLLARRFKVTQCSIGHVLEKPRYLFSNLYWKDLEEQYHFSLQFTADLIGMNGADFIITSTYQEIVGTPEQWGQYESYKYFTMPDLYHVVDGIDLFSPKFNVVPPGVNERVFFPHTQSSDRDSSKTEQIKSLLFTHEDSQIMGYLDDTSKRPILALASLYPSKNLTGLVECFGQSPDLQERCNLIVVTGKVRPEEAKDSEERGEIEKFQQLIDQYNLHGKVRWLGLRFTTPDSGEVYRAIADCGGIFVHPARFEAFGLSILEAMASGLPTFATQFGGPLEIIQDGECGFHINSTDLAGMAEKLLQFISRCDQEPNYWNEISQRSIKRVHDKYTWKSHTKQLLGLAKIYGFWNYASVENREALLRYMEALFYLCYKPRAEQLLQKHMQQ, encoded by the coding sequence ATGTGTGAACTGTTACGAGCTGTTCTTGATGGTGACGAGAAGGCCGATTTGCGCCAGTTACTGGATCAGTTACGCGCCAATCATCGAGATCAGTACTTCCTGAAAAACCAAATTTTACAAGCTTTTGAAGACTACTGCAACAATTACCAAAAACCAGCTTACTTTTCCCGCACTTCTGCTCTTGGCGAACTCATCCATTATACCCATGAAATTATTCTGGAAAAGGAGAGCGTCTGGTTTATTGTCCGGCCTAAAATCGCTTCTCAAGATATCTGTCGGCTGCCGACGGACTTAAGCCGCGTTGAGTCGATGCCAGTGGAGGCGTGGCTAAACTTACAAGACCGCTTTATATCCAATAAAACAACTGGGTTATCAGACTCTCCGAATGGACATGAAGGGACTGTCGCTACCAGTAACGTACTCGAAATTGATGTTCGTCCCTTTTACGAGTCTTTCCCCACGATTCGCGACCCTAGAAATATTGGTAAAGGGATAGAGTTTCTTCACCGTTACCTATCAAGCCAGCTATTTGCCAATACAAAATCAGGGCGAGATAACGTTCCTTCCCAGCAGTGGTTAGAGGCGTTCCTTGACATACTACAGCGTTCAGAGTATGAAGGAACACCGTTGATGATTAACGAGCGGATTCACTCAACCACTGAGTTGTCTCAACAAGTCAAACGAGCCTTAACCTTTGTGGGGGAACGTCCAGCAGACGAACCCTACGAGCAGTTTCGCGCCAAACTCCAAGTGTTGGGCTTTGAACCCGGATGGGGTAACACCGCCGGTCGGGTGCGGGAAACCTTGGAATTGCTCGATCGCCTGATTGATTCGCCGGATCATGGCGTATTAGATGCCTTCATTTCTCACATTCCCCTCGTCTTCCGCATTGTCCTGGTTGCCATCCACGGTTGGGTGAATCAAGAAGATACCTTAGGTCGTCCTCTAACCGCTAGTCAAGTGGTTTACGTCCTCAATCAAGCTCGGAGTTTAGAAAAGCAGCTCCAAGAAGATATTAAGTTAGCTGGGCTGGATGTAGTAGGTGTTCAGCCAAAAGTGATTGTCCTCACACGTCTGATTCCCAATAGTGAAGGAACGAAATCACACGAACGCCTGGAGAAAATTCATGGTACCGAAAATGCCTGGATTTTGCGAGTTCCCTTCCCCGAAGGTAATCCAAATGTGACTCAAAACCGAATTTCTCGGTTTGAGATTTGGCCTTACCTGGAGTCCTTTGCCCAGGAGGCTGAAAAAGAACTTCTGGCAGAATTTAAGGGGCGTCCCAACTTAATCGTTGGTAATTATTCCGATGGCAATTTGGTTGCATTTCTCTTAGCCAGACGTTTCAAAGTTACCCAGTGCAGCATTGGGCACGTCCTGGAAAAACCGAGATATCTTTTTAGTAATCTTTACTGGAAAGACCTGGAGGAGCAGTATCATTTCTCCCTGCAATTCACCGCTGACTTGATTGGGATGAATGGTGCTGATTTCATCATTACCAGTACGTATCAAGAAATTGTGGGGACACCCGAACAGTGGGGACAGTATGAGTCTTACAAGTACTTCACAATGCCCGATCTCTATCATGTAGTTGATGGCATTGATTTGTTCAGCCCTAAATTTAATGTAGTGCCGCCTGGGGTGAATGAACGTGTTTTCTTCCCCCATACCCAAAGTTCAGATCGAGATTCCAGCAAAACTGAACAGATTAAATCCTTACTTTTCACCCATGAAGATTCACAAATCATGGGTTACCTGGACGACACCAGTAAGCGACCCATCTTAGCTCTGGCTTCCCTCTACCCCAGCAAAAACCTCACGGGTTTGGTGGAATGTTTTGGTCAAAGCCCAGACTTACAGGAGCGCTGCAACCTGATAGTCGTGACAGGTAAAGTACGTCCGGAGGAGGCGAAAGACTCAGAAGAAAGAGGTGAAATTGAGAAGTTCCAGCAGCTTATCGACCAATACAATCTCCACGGTAAAGTACGCTGGTTAGGACTGCGCTTTACCACACCCGATAGTGGTGAAGTCTACCGTGCGATCGCGGATTGTGGCGGAATTTTTGTCCACCCAGCTCGCTTTGAAGCCTTCGGCTTGTCAATTTTGGAAGCGATGGCTTCGGGTTTACCCACTTTTGCGACTCAATTTGGTGGCCCGTTGGAAATCATTCAGGACGGAGAATGTGGTTTTCATATCAACTCGACTGACCTAGCAGGAATGGCGGAAAAACTTCTGCAATTTATTTCTCGATGTGACCAAGAACCCAACTACTGGAATGAAATTTCTCAACGTTCCATTAAGCGAGTTCACGACAAATACACCTGGAAAAGCCACACCAAACAACTGCTTGGTTTAGCTAAAATCTACGGCTTTTGGAATTATGCTTCTGTTGAAAATCGGGAAGCACTCCTTCGCTATATGGAAGCCTTGTTTTATCTCTGCTACAAGCCGAGAGCTGAGCAATTGTTACAAAAACACATGCAACAGTAG
- a CDS encoding amidase, with protein MNKVDLAFTPALEQAQLIRQGEVSPLELVEVYLERIQRLDSQLGSYFTVAAEMALTEAKAKTEQLAQTKDISALPPFFGVPIAIKDLSAVEGIRCTYGSPVLMDKIAAYTDGVVTRIKHAGFTILGKTATSELGSLPYIEQPGFPPSRNPWNLEYTAGGSSGGSAAAVAAGLTPIALGSDAGGSIRGPAFCCGLVGIKPARGRVSCAPVGDHLSGIATNGPIARTVADAAALLDVISGYVTGDPYWLPNPETSFLEATRQAPSPLRIAFSTSVQPIGEATEICQQSIQQTVQLLEGMGHRVEQSCPDFTGLIEPFKKVWSASVTAVRIPKEVLSPMNRWIAEQSGTAGEYLQAVHQMQIVARQIVAFFEVFDVLVLPVYLHPQIRVGEWANLSPEETLEKITGWIAPCPPVNASGLPAIALPTGFDNSTGLPVGVQLVGRPAAETTLISLAAQIEAAKPWSQHRPAL; from the coding sequence ATGAATAAAGTTGATTTAGCCTTTACACCAGCTCTCGAACAAGCTCAGCTTATCCGCCAAGGTGAAGTATCGCCGTTGGAGTTAGTTGAAGTTTACTTGGAGCGGATTCAGCGGTTAGATTCTCAACTAGGAAGTTACTTTACGGTAGCCGCAGAGATGGCTCTGACAGAGGCGAAAGCTAAGACGGAGCAGTTAGCACAAACCAAGGATATTTCAGCATTACCGCCTTTTTTTGGCGTACCGATTGCCATTAAAGACCTCAGCGCCGTCGAAGGCATTCGCTGCACCTACGGGTCACCTGTGCTGATGGATAAAATTGCGGCCTATACCGATGGTGTGGTAACGCGAATTAAGCACGCTGGCTTCACGATTCTCGGCAAAACCGCAACTTCGGAACTGGGTTCTTTGCCTTATATTGAGCAACCGGGATTTCCACCCAGTCGCAATCCTTGGAATCTGGAGTATACCGCCGGGGGGTCGAGTGGGGGTTCTGCCGCAGCGGTAGCCGCCGGCTTAACTCCGATTGCCCTAGGCTCTGATGCTGGGGGTTCGATTCGGGGGCCAGCATTCTGTTGTGGATTAGTGGGGATTAAACCCGCACGGGGTCGAGTTTCGTGTGCACCAGTGGGCGATCATCTTAGTGGTATTGCGACGAATGGCCCGATCGCTCGGACGGTTGCCGATGCAGCGGCGTTATTGGATGTGATATCAGGTTATGTAACGGGCGATCCCTACTGGTTACCGAATCCAGAAACCTCGTTTTTAGAGGCCACTCGTCAAGCCCCTAGTCCGTTGCGAATTGCGTTTTCTACCTCAGTACAACCCATCGGTGAAGCCACAGAAATTTGTCAACAAAGCATTCAACAAACGGTGCAATTACTGGAAGGAATGGGACATCGTGTTGAGCAAAGCTGCCCTGATTTTACAGGTTTGATTGAACCGTTTAAGAAAGTTTGGTCGGCAAGCGTTACGGCTGTACGGATTCCAAAAGAAGTACTCAGCCCGATGAATCGATGGATTGCTGAGCAGTCGGGTACTGCTGGAGAGTACTTGCAAGCGGTTCACCAGATGCAAATTGTGGCGCGGCAGATTGTGGCGTTCTTTGAAGTTTTCGATGTCTTGGTACTACCCGTTTATCTGCACCCACAAATTCGGGTGGGCGAGTGGGCGAATTTGAGTCCTGAAGAGACGTTGGAGAAAATTACGGGTTGGATTGCGCCCTGTCCACCCGTTAATGCGAGTGGATTACCTGCAATCGCACTTCCGACTGGGTTCGATAATTCTACAGGGTTACCCGTTGGCGTTCAATTAGTAGGACGCCCTGCTGCTGAAACAACGCTGATTTCCTTAGCCGCCCAGATAGAAGCTGCTAAGCCTTGGAGTCAGCACCGTCCGGCTTTATAG
- a CDS encoding IS5 family transposase (programmed frameshift) — protein MYRKASSSPTPPENFELPFEGKLSQDNRWVIMANLIPWDEFEEEYAKIFSIDMGAPALPFRMALGSLIIKERLGISDRETVEQIKENPYLQYFIGRKHYSNEAPYDASLLVRFRERINVDLVNQINQRMVKKIQEETEEESKKKSLSERQETRESPNQGKLILDATCAPGDISYPNDLGLLNQARVKTEKIIDTLYKPLKGRLKKKPKTYRNLARKDYLKVAKKRRSSRKERRKAIKKQLKYIKRNLSHIDQLLQTGEALEGLSISQYKSLLVVAEVYRQQQWMYENKAQRIDDRIVSLSQPHIRPIVRGKAGKPVEFGAKLAASVRDGYVFLDRISWDNFNEAGDLKAQIEAFKQHTGVYPESVHVDRIYRNRENRAFCKERGIRISGPPLGRPPANVSSDKKKQALDDEKVRNAIEGKFGISKRRFSLNRVMAKLPHTSQTAIAITFLVMNLSTLLRQFFCLFLCNTQHHAFFLDNY, from the exons ATGTACAGAAAAGCTTCCTCAAGCCCGACCCCACCGGAAAACTTTGAGCTGCCCTTTGAGGGAAAGTTATCACAAGATAACCGTTGGGTAATCATGGCAAATCTGATACCCTGGGATGAATTTGAAGAGGAATACGCCAAAATTTTTTCTATTGATATGGGGGCACCTGCGCTGCCATTTCGGATGGCATTGGGTTCATTAATAATCAAAGAAAGATTAGGAATAAGCGATCGGGAAACAGTAGAACAAATAAAAGAAAACCCTTACTTACAATACTTTATAGGGAGAAAGCATTACAGCAACGAAGCCCCTTATGATGCCTCACTTTTGGTAAGATTTAGAGAAAGGATAAATGTTGATTTAGTAAATCAAATAAATCAAAGAATGGTAAAGAAGATTCAGGAAGAAACAGAGGAGGAATCTAAAAAAAAA TCACTCTCAGAAAGGCAAGAAACAAGAGAAAGCCCGAATCAAGGGAAATTAATTCTGGATGCTACCTGTGCGCCAGGAGATATCAGCTATCCCAATGACTTGGGTCTATTAAATCAAGCCAGAGTCAAAACGGAAAAGATAATAGATACTCTCTATAAGCCCCTAAAAGGGAGACTAAAGAAAAAGCCAAAAACTTATAGAAACCTCGCTCGGAAAGATTACTTGAAAGTCGCCAAAAAACGGAGATCGTCAAGAAAAGAGAGAAGAAAAGCTATAAAAAAACAACTGAAATATATAAAAAGAAATTTATCACACATTGACCAGCTCCTTCAGACAGGAGAAGCACTTGAGGGTTTGAGCATCTCTCAATATAAGAGCTTGCTGGTGGTGGCGGAAGTTTACCGTCAACAGCAATGGATGTATGAGAATAAAGCCCAGAGAATTGACGACAGAATAGTCAGTTTAAGTCAGCCCCATATCCGTCCAATTGTGAGAGGAAAAGCCGGAAAACCTGTAGAATTTGGAGCTAAACTAGCAGCAAGCGTCAGAGATGGATATGTCTTTTTAGACCGTATAAGCTGGGATAACTTTAATGAAGCCGGAGACTTAAAAGCCCAAATAGAAGCATTTAAACAGCACACAGGAGTCTATCCCGAATCAGTACATGTAGATAGAATTTATCGAAATCGCGAGAATCGAGCATTCTGTAAAGAAAGAGGGATTAGAATAAGTGGCCCCCCCTTAGGCAGACCTCCAGCTAATGTCAGCTCAGACAAAAAGAAACAAGCCTTAGACGACGAGAAGGTTCGCAATGCTATTGAAGGAAAATTTGGCATCTCAAAGCGAAGATTTAGCTTGAATCGCGTCATGGCTAAACTGCCTCATACTTCTCAAACGGCTATTGCTATCACTTTTTTAGTCATGAATCTTTCCACCCTGCTACGGCAGTTTTTTTGTCTTTTTTTGTGCAATACACAACATCACGCCTTTTTTCTCGATAACTATTAA